A single Vigna radiata var. radiata cultivar VC1973A chromosome 8, Vradiata_ver6, whole genome shotgun sequence DNA region contains:
- the LOC106770851 gene encoding protein transport protein SEC13 homolog B-like translates to MPSQKVETGHQDTVHDVAMDYYGKRLATASSDHTIKIIGVSNTASQHLATLTGHQGPVWQVVWAHPKFGSLLASCSYDGRVIVWKEGNQNEWTQAHVFDEHKSSVNSIAWAPHELGLCLACGSSDGNISVFTARADGGWDSAVIDQAHPVGVTSVSWAPSTAPGALVGAGLLDPVQKLCSGGCDNTVKVWKLNNGLWKMDCFPALNMHTDWVRDVAWAPNLGLPKSTIASASQDGKVVIWTVAKEGDQWEGKVLNDFKTPVWRVSWSLTGNILAVADGNNNVTLWNEAVDGEWQQVTTVEP, encoded by the coding sequence ATGCCTTCTCAGAAGGTTGAAACGGGTCACCAAGACACGGTCCATGATGTTGCGATGGATTACTATGGTAAGAGACTGGCAACAGCTTCATCAGATCACACAATTAAGATAATTGGAGTGAGCAACACGGCCTCTCAGCATCTAGCAACATTGACTGGTCACCAAGGACCTGTTTGGCAAGTAGTGTGGGCTCACCCTAAGTTTGGTTCTCTACTTGCATCATGTTCCTATGATGGCCGTGTCATTGTATGGAAGGAGGGTAACCAAAATGAATGGACTCAGGCTCATGTGTTTGATGAGCACAAATCATCCGTGAATTCTATTGCATGGGCACCCCACGAGTTGGGTCTCTGCTTGGCTTGTGGCTCATCAGATGGAAATATATCTGTTTTCACTGCAAGAGCAGACGGTGGCTGGGACAGTGCTGTGATTGATCAGGCTCACCCAGTTGGTGTCACTTCTGTGTCATGGGCACCATCAACGGCACCTGGTGCCCTTGTTGGTGCAGGGTTACTTGATCCTGTGCAAAAGCTGTGCTCTGGTGGCTGTGATAATACTGTGAAGGTATGGAAGCTCAACAATGGACTGTGGAAGATGGACTGCTTCCCTGCTCTTAATATGCACACAGATTGGGTTCGAGATGTTGCTTGGGCGCCCAATTTAGGGCTACCTAAATCTACTATTGCTAGTGCATCGCAGGATGGTAAAGTGGTTATATGGACCGTGGCAAAAGAGGGTGATCAGTGGGAAGGCAAGGTTTTGAATGATTTCAAGACACCTGTTTGGAGAGTGTCATGGTCACTGACAGGAAACATACTGGCTGTGGCTGATGGGAACAACAATGTGACATTGTGGAATGAAGCAGTAGACGGGGAATGGCAACAGGTGACAACAGTGGAGCCTTAG
- the LOC106772769 gene encoding serine/arginine-rich SC35-like splicing factor SCL33 isoform X2 yields MRGRSYSYSPSPPRHYSRRRRSPSPRGRYRGRDRDLPTSLLVRNLHRDCRAEDLHGPFGQFGPVKDVYLPRDYYTGDPRGFGFVQYVDPADAADAKHHMDGQILLGRELTVVFAEENRKKPSEMRARERRDRSYDYRRSPRTYSPSPDYSSSPRRRRHYRSISPRNRKYSDRSYSRSPYGSRSRSRSRSYSRSLSASPGYSG; encoded by the exons ATGAGGGGAAGAAGCTACAGTTATAGTCCGTCACCTCCAAGGCATTACAGCCGAAGAAGGCGCAGTCCCAGCCCTAGGGGCAGATACAGAGGACGTGATAGAGATTTGCCAACCAGTCTTTTGGTTCGAAACCTTCACAGAGATTGCAG GGCGGAAGATCTGCATGGTCCATTTGGCCAATTTGGTCCTGTTAAGGACGTTTACCTGCCTCGAGATTATTATACAGG GGATCCAAGAGGTTTCGGGTTTGTCCAGTACGTGGACCCAGCTGATGCTGCGGATGCAAAACATCACATGGACGGTCAAATTCTTCTTGGTCGCGAGTTAACTGTAGTGTTTGCTGAAGAAAACAGGAAGAAACCTTCTGAAATGAGAGCAAGGGAACGGAG GGATCGATCATATGATTACAGGAGATCGCCTCGAACCTATTCTCCTAGTCCGGACTATTCGTCTTCTCCAAGACGAAGACGACATTAcag GTCAATCTCGCCAAGGAACAGAAAATATAGCGATCGATCATACTCTAGATCACCTTATGGATCAAGAAGCCGCAGCAGAAGCAGAAGTTACAGCAGGAGCTTGAGCGCAAGTCCTGGCTACTCCGGGTGA
- the LOC106772769 gene encoding serine/arginine-rich SC35-like splicing factor SCL33 isoform X1 encodes MRGRSYSYSPSPPRHYSRRRRSPSPRGRYRGRDRDLPTSLLVRNLHRDCRAEDLHGPFGQFGPVKDVYLPRDYYTGDPRGFGFVQYVDPADAADAKHHMDGQILLGRELTVVFAEENRKKPSEMRARERRRDRSYDYRRSPRTYSPSPDYSSSPRRRRHYRSISPRNRKYSDRSYSRSPYGSRSRSRSRSYSRSLSASPGYSG; translated from the exons ATGAGGGGAAGAAGCTACAGTTATAGTCCGTCACCTCCAAGGCATTACAGCCGAAGAAGGCGCAGTCCCAGCCCTAGGGGCAGATACAGAGGACGTGATAGAGATTTGCCAACCAGTCTTTTGGTTCGAAACCTTCACAGAGATTGCAG GGCGGAAGATCTGCATGGTCCATTTGGCCAATTTGGTCCTGTTAAGGACGTTTACCTGCCTCGAGATTATTATACAGG GGATCCAAGAGGTTTCGGGTTTGTCCAGTACGTGGACCCAGCTGATGCTGCGGATGCAAAACATCACATGGACGGTCAAATTCTTCTTGGTCGCGAGTTAACTGTAGTGTTTGCTGAAGAAAACAGGAAGAAACCTTCTGAAATGAGAGCAAGGGAACGGAGG AGGGATCGATCATATGATTACAGGAGATCGCCTCGAACCTATTCTCCTAGTCCGGACTATTCGTCTTCTCCAAGACGAAGACGACATTAcag GTCAATCTCGCCAAGGAACAGAAAATATAGCGATCGATCATACTCTAGATCACCTTATGGATCAAGAAGCCGCAGCAGAAGCAGAAGTTACAGCAGGAGCTTGAGCGCAAGTCCTGGCTACTCCGGGTGA
- the LOC106772769 gene encoding serine/arginine-rich SC35-like splicing factor SCL33 isoform X3, whose amino-acid sequence MRGRSYSYSPSPPRHYSRRRRSPSPRGRYRGRDRDLPTSLLVRNLHRDCRAEDLHGPFGQFGPVKDVYLPRDYYTGDPRGFGFVQYVDPADAADAKHHMDGQILLGRELTVVFAEENRKKPSEMRARERRRSPRTYSPSPDYSSSPRRRRHYRSISPRNRKYSDRSYSRSPYGSRSRSRSRSYSRSLSASPGYSG is encoded by the exons ATGAGGGGAAGAAGCTACAGTTATAGTCCGTCACCTCCAAGGCATTACAGCCGAAGAAGGCGCAGTCCCAGCCCTAGGGGCAGATACAGAGGACGTGATAGAGATTTGCCAACCAGTCTTTTGGTTCGAAACCTTCACAGAGATTGCAG GGCGGAAGATCTGCATGGTCCATTTGGCCAATTTGGTCCTGTTAAGGACGTTTACCTGCCTCGAGATTATTATACAGG GGATCCAAGAGGTTTCGGGTTTGTCCAGTACGTGGACCCAGCTGATGCTGCGGATGCAAAACATCACATGGACGGTCAAATTCTTCTTGGTCGCGAGTTAACTGTAGTGTTTGCTGAAGAAAACAGGAAGAAACCTTCTGAAATGAGAGCAAGGGAACGGAG GAGATCGCCTCGAACCTATTCTCCTAGTCCGGACTATTCGTCTTCTCCAAGACGAAGACGACATTAcag GTCAATCTCGCCAAGGAACAGAAAATATAGCGATCGATCATACTCTAGATCACCTTATGGATCAAGAAGCCGCAGCAGAAGCAGAAGTTACAGCAGGAGCTTGAGCGCAAGTCCTGGCTACTCCGGGTGA
- the LOC106769987 gene encoding uncharacterized protein LOC106769987 produces MELPSNNLDVGPRQIEHEKDEGPSLHCDFCDIEVVHKLAQMFMPALGCACVDNTTGDPFKTPGFVAVDLRKEMIEFVTQKSELFVAESIISEDVPDGEALEHPFDIICFFVDEFVNSKRNLLSQFSGWLLSDKREDKIDDFVQEMEKNGFWPLDRRETLAKDLLKNVDFKSSFHCGMSFKSGEDLANHVDACNFRSVVCQNDGCNDRFSAGQLKEHDSTCDFKIVPCEQKCTANILRRDMDRHCITVCPLKLVDCPFSAIGCRSTIGQSMIRKHCSDDVESHLLLILKGIHQQASDKDLQRRVEQIVQTSSKSKLAEAKDVRSFKSIVKDLEVKLGSLEVSAKEKTCAEVSKNEDSEDNRTGETKGVNKEDSEHTENGKQV; encoded by the exons ATGGAGTTACCTTCAAATAACTTAGATGTTGGGCCTAGGCAGATTGAACATGAGAAAGACGAAGGTCCCTCGTTGCATTGTGATTTTTGTGACATTGAAGTAGTTCACAAGCTGGCTCAAATGTTCATGCCAGCACTAGGCTGTGCCTGTGTTGATAACACAACAGGAGATCCCTTCAAGACCCCTGGTTTTGTGGCTGTTGATTTGAGAAAGGAGATGATAGAATTTGTCACCCAAAAGAGTGAATTATTTGTTGCTGAGTCTATTATCTCTGAGGACGTTCCTGACGGTGAAGCTTTGGAACATCCTTTTGAtatcatttgtttttttgttgacGAGTTTGTTAATTCAAAGAGAAATTTGTTGAGTCAGTTTTCTGGGTGGTTGCTAAGTGATAAGAGAGAGGACAAAATAGATGATTTTGTTCAAGAgatggaaaaaaatggtttttggcCACTGGATAGAAGAGAAACACTTGCCAAAGATTTGCTCAAGAACGTTGACTTCAAAAGCTCATTTCATTGTGGTATGAGTTTTAAATCTGGAGAAGATCTTGCCAACCATGTTGATGCTTGCAACTTCAGGTCTGTGGTATGTCAAAATGACGGGTGCAATGATAGATTTAGTGCTGGTCAATTGAAAGAGCATGATTCAACTTGTGATTTCAAGATAGTTCCATGTGAACAAAAGTGCACAGCTAACATCTTGCGACGTGACATGGATAGACACTGCATAACTGTTTGTCCACTGAAGCTTGTCGATTGCCCTTTCTCTGCCATAGGTTGTAGATCTACAATTGGGCAAAGTATGATTAGAAAACATTGTTCGGATGATGTTGAGTCTCACTTACTACTAATACTTAAAGGCATCCATCAACAAGCATCAGACAAAGATCTTCAAAGACGTGTGGAGCAAATTGTACAG ACCTCATCGAAAAGCAAATTAGCAGAGGCTAAGGATGTGAGATCTTTTAAAAGTATTGTGAAGGACCTTGAAGTTAAGCTAGGGTCTCTGGAAGTGAGTGCCAAGGAGAAAACATGTGCAGAAGTTTCCAAAAATGAAGACAGTGAAGACAATAGAACTGGCGAAACAAAGGGTGTCAATAAAGAGGATAGTGAACACACGGAAAATGGAAAACAAGTGTAA